One segment of Cohaesibacter intestini DNA contains the following:
- a CDS encoding acyl-CoA dehydrogenase, producing MCAKPQFTWDDPFHFRDQLDEDERMITDAARAFCDDKLMPRILEANRNETFDIDIMRELGEVGFLGPTIAEEYGGAGVSHVAYGLIAREIERVDSGYRSAMSVQSSLVMHPIDAYGTEEQKKKYLPKLATGELIGCFGLTEPNHGSDPASMITRATKVDGGYRLTGAKMWITNSPIADIAIVWAKSDAHDGKIKGFIVEASTEGYSAPKIEGKMSLRGSITGEIVLDNAFVPDENLLPKVQGLAGPFGCLNKARYGIAWGVIGAAEFCWHASRQYTLDRTQFGRPLAQTQLVQLKLADMQTEITLGLQAALRVGRLMDEGNCPVENVSLIKRNNCGKALHIARLARDMHGGNGISDEFHVIRHMVNLETVNTYEGTHDIHALILGRAQTGLQAFF from the coding sequence ATGTGTGCCAAACCGCAATTCACCTGGGATGATCCCTTCCATTTCCGCGACCAGCTGGACGAAGACGAGCGGATGATCACCGATGCCGCCCGCGCCTTCTGTGACGACAAGCTGATGCCGCGCATTCTGGAAGCCAACCGCAACGAGACCTTCGACATCGACATCATGCGCGAGTTGGGCGAAGTCGGGTTCCTCGGCCCAACCATTGCCGAAGAATATGGCGGGGCTGGCGTCAGCCATGTCGCCTATGGCCTGATTGCCCGCGAGATCGAACGGGTTGATTCGGGCTATCGCTCCGCCATGTCGGTGCAGTCTTCTCTCGTCATGCATCCGATTGACGCCTATGGCACCGAAGAGCAGAAGAAGAAGTATCTGCCCAAGCTCGCCACCGGCGAACTGATCGGCTGCTTTGGCCTGACCGAACCCAACCACGGCTCCGACCCGGCGTCGATGATCACCCGCGCCACCAAGGTCGATGGCGGCTATCGCCTGACCGGTGCCAAAATGTGGATCACCAACAGCCCGATCGCCGACATTGCCATCGTCTGGGCCAAGTCCGACGCCCATGACGGCAAGATCAAAGGCTTCATCGTCGAAGCCAGCACCGAAGGCTATTCCGCGCCAAAGATCGAAGGCAAAATGAGCTTGCGTGGCTCTATCACCGGCGAGATCGTCCTCGACAATGCCTTTGTGCCAGACGAGAATCTGCTGCCCAAGGTGCAAGGGCTTGCCGGTCCGTTCGGCTGCCTCAACAAGGCACGCTATGGCATCGCATGGGGCGTGATTGGCGCAGCAGAATTCTGCTGGCATGCCTCGCGCCAATATACCCTTGACCGCACCCAGTTTGGCCGCCCATTGGCCCAGACCCAGCTTGTCCAGCTGAAACTGGCCGACATGCAGACCGAAATCACCCTTGGCCTGCAAGCCGCTCTGCGCGTTGGTCGCCTGATGGATGAAGGCAATTGCCCGGTCGAGAATGTCTCGCTGATCAAGCGCAACAACTGCGGCAAGGCCTTGCATATTGCCCGGCTCGCCCGTGACATGCATGGCGGCAACGGCATTTCCGACGAATTCCACGTGATCCGCCACATGGTCAATCTGGAAACCGTCAACACCTATGAAGGCACCCACGATATCCATGCGCTGATTCTGGGCCGTGCCCAGACCGGCCTGCAGGCATTCTTCTGA
- the gcvA gene encoding transcriptional regulator GcvA gives MFNYLPSLSALRAFEAAARHLSFTKAANELGVTQSAISRQMRAMEELLGLRLFERTGAGLVLTEAGAVYADKIRSKLQDIETATLELLAYRGQGGELTIACLPTLGARWLVPRLNKFTTAHPEILIHIVTKIAPFEFSDQHIDAAFHFGDATWAGALTDALMPEFIIPLGHPDLLKEKEALGLTALLHKYPLLQASSRPTIWPHWFSQSGLTHANPHVGPRFEHFHMVIRAAAAKMGIAILPRLLVEEELASGELVALDETAVQSNGNYYFAYPQTKRANPNLQTFRTWVMREALTTKKQMLKAYEGK, from the coding sequence ATGTTCAATTACCTGCCGTCCCTCTCTGCCCTGCGTGCCTTTGAGGCCGCTGCGCGCCATCTCAGCTTCACCAAGGCGGCCAATGAACTGGGCGTCACCCAAAGCGCCATTTCGCGCCAAATGCGGGCGATGGAAGAGTTGCTCGGGCTTCGCCTGTTCGAGCGCACCGGTGCGGGGCTGGTCTTGACCGAAGCTGGCGCCGTTTATGCCGACAAGATCCGCTCCAAGCTACAGGACATCGAGACGGCGACCCTTGAACTGCTCGCCTATCGCGGTCAGGGGGGAGAGCTGACCATTGCCTGTCTGCCAACGCTGGGCGCGCGCTGGCTGGTGCCGCGCCTGAACAAATTCACCACCGCACACCCGGAAATTCTCATCCATATCGTCACCAAGATCGCGCCGTTCGAATTCAGTGATCAGCATATCGACGCCGCCTTTCACTTTGGCGACGCCACGTGGGCGGGCGCACTGACCGATGCTCTGATGCCGGAATTCATCATACCGCTTGGGCATCCGGATCTGCTCAAGGAAAAAGAAGCCTTGGGCCTCACCGCCCTTCTGCACAAATATCCCCTGCTGCAAGCCTCATCGCGCCCCACCATCTGGCCCCACTGGTTCAGCCAGTCTGGCCTCACCCATGCCAATCCCCATGTCGGCCCACGCTTCGAGCATTTTCATATGGTGATCCGCGCCGCAGCGGCCAAAATGGGCATTGCCATCCTGCCGCGCCTGTTGGTCGAGGAAGAGCTGGCATCGGGCGAACTGGTGGCACTGGATGAGACGGCGGTGCAATCGAACGGCAACTACTATTTTGCCTATCCCCAAACCAAACGGGCCAACCCGAATCTGCAAACCTTCCGCACGTGGGTCATGCGTGAGGCACTGACCACCAAGAAGCAGATGCTGAAGGCCTATGAAGGCAAGTGA
- a CDS encoding Rrf2 family transcriptional regulator — protein MRLTQQANYSVRILMYCAAKKGEFAKVSEIARVYDISEYHLFKILPILVSNGFITTHRGRNGGLKLAKDPADITLGQIIRAAEENFHLADCFDEGSYDCPLLSMCDFNHALNDALESFLKALDKYTLADLTQKEGDMRNLLDIAEPKPVATAAAN, from the coding sequence ATGAGACTGACCCAACAGGCCAATTACTCTGTCCGTATTCTGATGTATTGCGCCGCCAAGAAAGGCGAGTTTGCCAAGGTGAGCGAAATTGCCCGGGTCTATGACATCTCGGAATATCATCTGTTCAAGATCCTGCCAATTCTGGTGTCGAACGGGTTCATCACCACACATCGGGGCCGCAATGGTGGCCTGAAGCTGGCGAAAGACCCGGCTGATATCACCCTAGGCCAGATCATCCGGGCGGCGGAAGAGAATTTCCATCTCGCCGACTGTTTCGATGAAGGCAGCTATGATTGCCCGCTTCTTTCGATGTGCGACTTCAACCATGCGCTCAATGATGCGCTGGAATCCTTCCTGAAAGCACTCGACAAATACACTTTGGCTGATCTGACCCAGAAAGAAGGCGACATGCGCAATCTGCTCGATATTGCCGAGCCAAAGCCTGTGGCCACAGCTGCGGCCAACTGA
- a CDS encoding 3-hydroxybutyrate dehydrogenase: MTTNTKPHQGAHQGQTAFITGSTSGIGLGVARAFASQGANVVINGLGDANEIEQARLSIEQDFGVRAIYSAANMLDPEAIKHSIQVTEDEFGMIDILVNNAGIQHVSPIEKFPINQWDAIIAINLSSNFHTIRAALPKMKQKGKGRIINISSAHSLVASPYKSAYVAAKHGVAGLTKTVALEVAEQGITVNAIAPGYVWTPLVERQIPDTMKARNMTEEEVKRDVLLLAQPTKEFVTIEQVADLALYLASDSAASITGTTISMDGGWTAK; this comes from the coding sequence ATGACAACCAACACCAAGCCGCATCAAGGCGCGCATCAGGGACAGACCGCCTTCATCACCGGATCGACCAGTGGCATCGGACTTGGCGTTGCCCGGGCCTTTGCCAGCCAGGGAGCCAATGTGGTGATCAATGGCCTTGGCGATGCCAACGAGATCGAGCAGGCCCGCCTATCGATTGAACAGGACTTTGGCGTGCGCGCCATCTACAGCGCGGCAAACATGCTTGACCCGGAAGCCATCAAGCACAGCATTCAAGTGACCGAAGACGAGTTCGGCATGATTGACATTCTGGTCAATAATGCAGGCATCCAGCATGTCTCACCGATCGAAAAGTTCCCGATCAACCAGTGGGATGCCATCATCGCTATCAATCTCAGCTCCAACTTCCACACCATCCGTGCCGCCCTGCCGAAGATGAAACAGAAGGGCAAAGGCCGGATCATCAATATCTCGTCGGCCCATTCGCTCGTCGCCTCCCCCTACAAATCGGCCTATGTCGCTGCCAAGCACGGTGTTGCGGGACTTACCAAAACCGTCGCGCTGGAAGTGGCCGAACAAGGCATCACGGTCAATGCCATTGCACCGGGCTATGTCTGGACCCCGCTGGTAGAGCGCCAGATCCCCGACACGATGAAAGCCCGCAACATGACCGAAGAAGAAGTGAAGCGCGACGTGTTGCTATTGGCCCAGCCAACCAAGGAATTTGTCACCATCGAGCAGGTGGCCGATCTGGCGCTGTATCTTGCCAGTGATTCGGCGGCCTCCATCACCGGCACCACCATTTCGATGGATGGCGGCTGGACCGCAAAATAA
- a CDS encoding Fur family transcriptional regulator, with protein MIELEDHDHSHCVSQMLGAAEKLCKERGLRLTDQRKAVLEVLCSSHVPASAYDILDRLNRVRKEKSETMLAPISIYRALEFLMEHGIIHRIESRNAYVACTHCIEGHRDVIIFLLCDDCGRAAEFQSESLSGLIDTIAATAHFTPNAPVLEIRGICSDCRGFVGAED; from the coding sequence ATGATCGAACTGGAAGACCATGACCACAGTCATTGTGTCAGCCAGATGCTGGGGGCTGCGGAAAAACTCTGCAAAGAGCGGGGCCTGAGACTGACCGATCAGCGCAAGGCCGTGCTGGAAGTGCTCTGTTCCAGTCATGTGCCTGCCAGCGCCTATGACATTCTTGATCGCCTCAATCGGGTGCGCAAGGAGAAGAGCGAGACAATGCTTGCCCCGATCTCGATCTATCGGGCGCTCGAGTTCCTGATGGAGCATGGCATCATTCATCGGATCGAAAGCCGCAATGCTTATGTCGCCTGTACCCATTGCATTGAAGGGCACCGGGACGTGATCATCTTCCTTTTGTGTGATGATTGTGGTCGGGCTGCGGAATTCCAGTCGGAAAGCCTGAGCGGTCTGATCGATACAATTGCGGCAACAGCCCACTTTACTCCCAATGCGCCGGTGCTGGAAATCCGGGGCATCTGTTCCGATTGCCGTGGTTTTGTCGGGGCCGAAGACTGA
- the ispG gene encoding flavodoxin-dependent (E)-4-hydroxy-3-methylbut-2-enyl-diphosphate synthase, whose product MAFLTAPLERRITKAVKVGSVTVGGGAPIVVQSMTNTDTADVDSTVAQVAALHKAGSELVRITVDRDESAAAVPKIKERLLRLGIDVPLVGDFHYIGHKLLADHPACAEVLDKYRINPGNVGFKARRDQQFSMMIETANRYQKAVRIGVNWGSLDQELLTRLMDENSASANPQPAQAVMHETIIQSALLSAARAEELGMSPHQIILSAKVSQVQDLIAVNTALALRSDYALHLGLTEAGMGTKGIVASAASMGMVLQQGIGDTIRVSLTPEPGGDRTREVQVAQELLQSMGFRSFIPIVAACPGCGRTTSTVFQELAQDIQNDIRTNMPVWREQYPGVEALNVAVMGCVVNGPGESKHADIGISLPGTGEAPAAPVFIDGEKRATLRGDNIAAEFHQMVRDYIEQRFGANAS is encoded by the coding sequence ATGGCCTTTCTAACCGCTCCCCTTGAACGCCGCATCACCAAGGCGGTGAAGGTGGGCTCCGTGACCGTTGGTGGTGGCGCCCCGATTGTCGTCCAATCGATGACCAACACGGACACCGCGGATGTGGACAGCACGGTGGCGCAGGTCGCCGCCCTGCACAAGGCCGGGTCGGAACTGGTGCGCATCACGGTGGACCGGGACGAGTCAGCGGCGGCCGTCCCAAAGATCAAAGAACGGCTGTTGCGACTCGGTATCGATGTGCCGTTGGTTGGGGACTTCCACTATATCGGCCACAAGCTGCTGGCGGATCATCCTGCCTGCGCCGAAGTGCTCGACAAATACCGGATCAATCCGGGCAATGTGGGCTTCAAGGCACGGCGCGATCAGCAATTTTCGATGATGATCGAGACCGCCAACCGCTATCAGAAAGCGGTACGGATCGGGGTCAATTGGGGCTCGCTCGATCAGGAATTGTTGACCAGACTGATGGATGAAAATTCCGCCAGTGCCAATCCGCAGCCAGCGCAAGCCGTGATGCATGAAACCATCATCCAGTCTGCCTTGCTGTCGGCGGCGCGGGCTGAAGAGCTGGGCATGTCGCCGCATCAGATCATCCTGTCAGCCAAGGTGTCTCAGGTGCAGGATCTGATTGCCGTCAATACAGCGTTGGCGCTGCGTTCCGATTATGCCTTGCATCTGGGCCTGACCGAGGCGGGCATGGGCACCAAGGGCATTGTTGCCTCTGCTGCCTCAATGGGCATGGTGCTGCAACAGGGCATCGGCGACACGATCCGCGTGTCACTGACACCAGAGCCGGGGGGCGATCGCACCCGTGAGGTTCAGGTGGCGCAGGAACTGCTCCAGAGCATGGGCTTCCGCTCCTTCATTCCGATTGTTGCCGCTTGTCCGGGCTGTGGCCGGACCACCTCGACTGTATTTCAGGAACTGGCGCAGGATATCCAGAACGACATCCGCACCAACATGCCGGTCTGGCGTGAGCAATATCCCGGTGTCGAGGCGCTGAATGTTGCGGTGATGGGCTGTGTGGTCAATGGACCGGGCGAATCAAAGCATGCGGATATCGGCATTTCCCTGCCGGGCACCGGAGAGGCACCTGCCGCACCGGTCTTCATTGACGGGGAAAAGCGTGCCACCCTGCGGGGCGACAATATCGCTGCGGAATTCCACCAGATGGTCCGCGATTATATTGAACAGCGCTTTGGTGCGAACGCTTCCTGA
- a CDS encoding polyprenyl synthetase family protein, giving the protein MTDSVSTSAPANDVFRARLKQSAEAIEEALCTYLPEQPAPNDASAPASLIAAMRHGALNGGKRIRPFLMIETARMLGCDAPGTLHAACALECVHCYSLIHDDLPAMDDDDLRRGKPTVHVAYGEAMAILAGDGLLTLAFDILARDDVHPDPAVRAELVLGLARNAGISGMVGGQVLDIEAEHRTRTEEEILNLQAMKTGALLRYACEAGAMLAKATKEDRAVVTRFGTIIGLAFQLADDLLDVTATSEQLGKTAGKDLTSEKATLVSLYGIDATRQKLFALIEEAEKLLAPYGKRAETLIATARFIAERKK; this is encoded by the coding sequence ATGACTGACAGCGTTTCAACATCCGCCCCTGCAAACGATGTCTTCAGGGCACGCCTAAAACAGAGCGCCGAAGCGATCGAGGAGGCTCTGTGCACCTACCTTCCCGAGCAACCCGCGCCAAATGACGCTTCAGCACCCGCCTCGCTCATCGCTGCCATGCGCCACGGCGCACTGAATGGCGGCAAACGCATCCGCCCCTTCCTGATGATCGAGACCGCCCGCATGCTGGGCTGTGATGCGCCCGGCACTCTGCATGCGGCCTGTGCTCTGGAGTGCGTCCATTGCTACAGCCTCATCCATGACGACCTGCCAGCGATGGATGATGACGATCTGAGGCGCGGCAAACCAACGGTGCATGTGGCCTATGGTGAGGCAATGGCAATCCTTGCCGGCGATGGTCTGCTGACACTGGCATTTGACATTCTGGCAAGAGACGACGTCCATCCAGACCCAGCGGTACGGGCCGAGCTGGTGCTCGGCCTTGCCAGAAATGCTGGGATCAGCGGCATGGTCGGGGGACAAGTGCTTGATATCGAGGCTGAACATCGCACGCGTACCGAAGAGGAAATCCTGAATCTGCAAGCCATGAAGACCGGTGCTCTGCTGCGCTATGCGTGCGAAGCCGGGGCCATGCTGGCCAAAGCAACCAAAGAAGATCGCGCTGTGGTCACGCGCTTTGGCACCATCATTGGTCTGGCCTTCCAGCTTGCGGACGATCTGCTCGATGTGACAGCCACCTCGGAACAGCTGGGCAAAACAGCTGGCAAGGATCTGACCTCCGAGAAAGCCACGCTCGTCAGTCTCTATGGCATCGATGCGACGCGGCAAAAGCTCTTCGCCCTGATTGAGGAAGCCGAGAAGCTGCTTGCCCCTTATGGAAAACGGGCCGAGACGCTGATCGCCACGGCCCGCTTCATTGCGGAACGGAAAAAATAG
- a CDS encoding DUF2267 domain-containing protein, which produces MPMPLEIAHASEVYETTLLALKDDLDLTTRNQTYTVLEAVLVVFRRRLSAAEILRFAGLLPPVARAIFVAGWDEHEGQEVFGCREDWTREVKGLRQHHNFAPDDAIRVVVATLRRHMDEAALDQLLGQLPDGAVDYWSATFVS; this is translated from the coding sequence ATGCCGATGCCGTTGGAGATCGCCCATGCAAGTGAAGTCTATGAAACAACACTTCTCGCGCTGAAAGACGATCTTGATCTCACAACTCGTAACCAGACCTATACTGTGCTTGAGGCTGTGCTTGTGGTTTTCAGGCGGCGATTGTCTGCCGCAGAAATTTTGCGCTTTGCCGGACTGTTGCCACCGGTGGCGCGTGCAATCTTTGTTGCCGGTTGGGATGAGCACGAGGGACAGGAAGTCTTTGGATGTCGGGAGGACTGGACGCGGGAGGTCAAGGGGTTAAGGCAGCATCACAATTTTGCACCAGATGATGCGATCAGGGTGGTCGTCGCAACATTGCGACGCCACATGGATGAAGCAGCTCTCGATCAGCTGCTGGGGCAGCTGCCAGACGGGGCGGTGGACTATTGGTCTGCCACGTTTGTGTCCTGA
- a CDS encoding carboxymuconolactone decarboxylase family protein, which translates to MTIDALKSQMPDFAKDVKLNLSNIASDESLTDQQKYGLMVACAIATRSQVVREAFLAEAADKLSAEALTAAKGAATLMGMNNIYYRFVHLASNKDYGSMPAKLRMNFIARPGVDKVDFELWSLAVSAINGCGMCIDSHESILRDNGLTTEQIQTAIRFAAIIQSAAIALEAL; encoded by the coding sequence ATGACCATCGACGCGTTGAAATCGCAGATGCCAGACTTTGCCAAGGATGTGAAGCTGAACCTGTCGAACATTGCCAGTGACGAAAGCCTCACCGATCAGCAGAAATATGGCCTGATGGTTGCCTGCGCCATTGCCACCCGCAGCCAAGTTGTCCGCGAAGCCTTCCTTGCCGAAGCCGCCGACAAACTGTCCGCTGAAGCCCTGACCGCCGCCAAGGGTGCTGCCACCCTGATGGGCATGAACAACATCTATTACCGCTTTGTCCATTTGGCATCCAACAAGGATTACGGCTCCATGCCTGCCAAACTACGGATGAATTTCATCGCCCGCCCCGGCGTTGACAAGGTTGATTTCGAGCTTTGGAGCCTTGCTGTGTCCGCCATAAATGGCTGTGGCATGTGCATCGATTCCCACGAAAGCATCCTGCGCGACAATGGCCTGACCACCGAGCAGATCCAGACCGCCATCCGCTTTGCGGCCATCATCCAGTCCGCTGCCATTGCCCTTGAGGCTCTTTGA
- a CDS encoding peroxiredoxin, whose protein sequence is MLGIGDKLPEFSITGVKPGFNEIVENGEEAFEALTEKSFEGKWKVIFFYPKDFTFVCPTEIAEFARLNEEFEDRDAVVLGGSTDNEFCKLAWRRDHPDLNKLPIWMFADTNGSLVDGLGVRHPDGVAYRYTYVVDAENTIQHVYATNLNVGRNPKDTLRVLDALQTDELCPCNREVGGATLG, encoded by the coding sequence ATGCTTGGTATTGGCGATAAACTTCCTGAATTTTCCATCACTGGCGTAAAGCCGGGCTTCAACGAAATCGTCGAGAATGGCGAAGAAGCATTTGAAGCCCTCACCGAGAAAAGCTTCGAAGGCAAATGGAAGGTTATCTTCTTCTATCCAAAAGACTTCACCTTCGTCTGCCCAACCGAAATCGCTGAATTTGCACGTCTGAACGAAGAATTCGAAGACCGCGATGCTGTGGTTCTTGGCGGTTCCACCGACAACGAATTCTGCAAACTGGCTTGGCGTCGGGATCATCCGGATCTCAACAAACTGCCAATCTGGATGTTTGCTGACACCAACGGCTCCCTCGTGGATGGCCTCGGCGTGCGCCACCCGGACGGCGTTGCCTACCGTTACACCTATGTGGTGGACGCGGAAAACACCATCCAGCATGTCTATGCAACCAACCTCAATGTTGGCCGCAATCCAAAAGACACCCTGCGCGTTCTCGATGCATTGCAGACCGATGAACTCTGCCCTTGCAACCGCGAAGTCGGTGGTGCGACCCTCGGCTAA
- a CDS encoding hydrogen peroxide-inducible genes activator: MPIRPTLRQLQYLCTLAEKESFRGAAEVCHVSQSTLSSGIRQLEDILQVTLVDRESDQFRLTVLGNEILGRAKTLLRDTDELVAMAQRQEKPLSGRLRLGVIPSIGPFLLPKALPGLRRSFPDLKLYLREKLTRHVLDDVKAGRLDAAVIALPYRIEGFASQSLGLDRFHVALPLRHPLVKHQKIEALDLRREPLILLEDGHCIRDHVLASLKRGDPTPGQVADEEIEATSLMTIVQMVANGLGGTLLPGLALRAGLVDGLDIVVRDFKEPTAEREIVMVWRPRSAMESNIRLLANHLTAFV, translated from the coding sequence ATGCCCATTCGCCCCACTTTGCGACAATTGCAGTATCTTTGCACACTGGCCGAGAAGGAATCATTTCGGGGGGCGGCGGAAGTCTGTCATGTGTCTCAATCGACGCTCAGTTCGGGGATACGCCAGCTTGAAGATATTTTACAGGTGACGCTCGTTGATCGGGAAAGTGACCAGTTTCGCCTGACCGTGCTGGGCAACGAGATTCTGGGGCGGGCGAAAACCCTGCTGCGGGATACGGACGAACTCGTGGCGATGGCGCAGCGGCAGGAAAAACCACTCAGCGGGCGGCTACGGCTGGGTGTCATTCCCTCCATCGGCCCGTTTCTGCTGCCCAAGGCCTTGCCGGGACTGCGTCGGTCCTTTCCTGATCTGAAACTTTATTTGCGGGAAAAGCTGACCCGCCATGTGCTTGATGACGTGAAGGCGGGTCGGCTGGATGCGGCCGTGATTGCCTTGCCTTACAGAATCGAGGGCTTTGCCAGCCAGTCGCTGGGGCTGGATCGCTTTCATGTGGCATTGCCCCTGCGCCATCCTCTGGTCAAACACCAAAAGATCGAAGCGCTTGATTTGCGGCGTGAGCCGCTCATTCTGTTGGAAGACGGTCATTGTATTCGCGATCACGTGCTGGCCAGCCTGAAACGAGGCGACCCGACACCGGGGCAGGTTGCAGATGAGGAGATCGAGGCAACCAGCCTGATGACCATTGTCCAGATGGTGGCCAACGGACTGGGGGGGACCTTGTTGCCGGGGCTTGCCTTGCGGGCCGGGCTGGTCGATGGGCTGGATATCGTGGTGCGAGACTTCAAGGAGCCGACCGCCGAGCGCGAGATCGTCATGGTCTGGCGGCCGCGCTCGGCGATGGAGAGCAATATCCGGTTGTTGGCAAACCATCTCACGGCCTTTGTTTGA
- the rpmF gene encoding 50S ribosomal protein L32 has translation MAVPKKKVTRMKRGFRRSADALKQSVYVEDKDSGELRRPHHIDLKTGMYRGRQIMEAKD, from the coding sequence ATGGCTGTGCCAAAGAAAAAAGTGACCCGCATGAAGCGTGGCTTCCGCCGCTCTGCGGACGCACTCAAGCAGTCGGTCTATGTCGAAGACAAGGATTCTGGCGAACTGCGCCGTCCTCATCATATCGACCTGAAGACCGGCATGTATCGTGGTCGTCAGATTATGGAAGCCAAAGACTAA
- the ggt gene encoding gamma-glutamyltransferase, with the protein MRDFQLPGRSPVYGEAGMCATSHPVASQVALSVLLKGGNAVDAAVAAGAVLSVVEPHMTGIGGDCFAIISEPDGSVHGYNGSGRAAAAAKTDWFVEQGITEISESSIHAVTVPGSLKCWDRLVQDHGKLGLDAALQPAIDYAEGGFAVTSRVAWDWQDLVEGLKRDPGATKHYLVAGRAPQAGERHTVPALAKTLRAVAEGGSDAFYCGAIAAEIAALVQQYGGLLTEEDMAGISCDPLVPVSASYRGVEVVELPPNGQGITALTLLKILEQFDLGSLAPHGAERHHLQLEAGRLAYAMRDAHITDPDHMRVAVETLISDAYAQQLAASISPDRRNDSLPSLVPSQSDTVYLTVADRDGRMVSFINSVYRGFGARVCTMDSGVMLQNRGACFVVDPAHPNCIDGGKRPLHTIIPAMARKDGKTWLSFGVMGGAYQAQGHAQVIANMVDYGMDPQEALDAPRLFWNETGEIVAETPLAGDVFSALEAKGHKMVWADKPHGGGQIIARDSETGFYWGGSDCRKDGMAIGI; encoded by the coding sequence ATGCGGGATTTCCAGCTGCCAGGACGCTCGCCGGTATATGGGGAAGCGGGAATGTGCGCCACGTCGCACCCGGTTGCCAGTCAGGTTGCCTTGTCGGTGCTGCTCAAGGGTGGCAACGCGGTGGATGCGGCGGTTGCCGCAGGTGCGGTGCTCAGTGTGGTGGAGCCACACATGACCGGCATTGGCGGGGATTGCTTTGCCATCATCAGCGAGCCGGACGGGTCGGTGCATGGTTACAACGGCTCTGGCCGGGCTGCAGCTGCCGCCAAGACCGATTGGTTCGTTGAGCAGGGCATCACTGAGATTTCCGAGAGCAGTATTCACGCGGTGACCGTGCCCGGATCGCTCAAATGCTGGGATCGGCTGGTGCAGGATCATGGCAAACTGGGGCTTGATGCGGCCCTTCAGCCTGCGATCGATTATGCCGAAGGGGGCTTTGCTGTTACTTCGCGCGTGGCGTGGGATTGGCAGGATCTGGTCGAGGGGTTGAAGCGCGATCCCGGTGCAACAAAGCACTATTTGGTGGCTGGCCGTGCACCGCAGGCCGGAGAGCGACACACGGTGCCTGCGCTTGCCAAGACCTTGCGGGCGGTGGCTGAAGGGGGCAGCGATGCCTTTTATTGCGGGGCGATTGCCGCCGAGATTGCGGCTCTGGTTCAGCAGTATGGCGGTCTCCTGACCGAGGAAGACATGGCCGGGATCAGTTGCGATCCTCTGGTGCCGGTGTCTGCCAGCTATCGCGGGGTGGAGGTTGTTGAATTGCCGCCCAATGGACAGGGCATCACGGCACTGACCCTGTTGAAGATCCTTGAGCAGTTTGATCTGGGGTCTCTTGCGCCGCATGGTGCGGAGCGGCATCACCTGCAATTGGAGGCAGGGCGTCTGGCCTATGCGATGCGCGATGCTCATATCACGGATCCAGACCATATGCGGGTTGCGGTTGAAACGCTGATCTCGGACGCCTATGCCCAGCAATTGGCAGCATCCATTTCGCCAGATCGGCGCAACGACAGCTTGCCCAGTCTTGTGCCGTCTCAATCTGATACAGTCTATTTGACGGTTGCTGACCGGGATGGTCGCATGGTGTCTTTCATCAATTCCGTCTATCGCGGCTTTGGTGCGCGGGTCTGTACCATGGACAGTGGTGTGATGCTGCAGAATCGGGGCGCCTGCTTCGTGGTCGATCCGGCGCATCCCAATTGCATCGATGGCGGCAAGCGGCCGCTGCATACTATCATTCCGGCAATGGCCCGCAAAGATGGCAAGACATGGCTGTCCTTCGGGGTGATGGGTGGGGCCTATCAGGCGCAGGGCCATGCACAGGTCATCGCCAATATGGTTGATTACGGCATGGATCCGCAGGAGGCGCTGGATGCGCCGCGGCTATTCTGGAACGAGACCGGAGAGATTGTCGCTGAAACGCCGCTGGCTGGCGATGTCTTCAGCGCTCTGGAGGCCAAGGGCCACAAAATGGTCTGGGCTGACAAGCCTCATGGTGGCGGTCAGATCATTGCCCGCGATTCGGAAACCGGCTTTTACTGGGGCGGTTCAGACTGTCGCAAGGACGGGATGGCAATCGGGATCTAG